The proteins below come from a single Saccharopolyspora sp. SCSIO 74807 genomic window:
- a CDS encoding sensor histidine kinase, which produces MTAPEPPPEEGDAQPKGGSLQGVSLRNRVTLLAALCVAGAVALVSLGAFYTVRDSLYEQLDDNLTRRAAEAAAGPLISAPGMQSVPLAFYSAANLQISLLAPNGSDIAPGKRPPTGVLELAVAQDKLPRSVRTDEGSNSRVVAVPADNGALVMSQSLVSTKATLAQLSLVLVVISGAGILLAAAAGTAVASAGLRPVQRLTAATERVALTGDLRPIPVSGDDELARLTISFNGMLGALAESQERQRRLVADAGHELRTPLTSLRTNLELLMAAAQPGAPTLSEEDREEMFADVRGQITELSALVGDLVELAREDAPQAVHEPVELVDVVERALSRARRRAGSVEFDVRLQPWTLPGDATALERAVLNLLDNAAKWSQDGGRVRVELHPDGQGSAALEVADSGPGIAEGDRPHVFERFYRSSHARTLPGSGLGLSIVKQVAERHGGSVWAGPAPEGGALLRMMLPGGLG; this is translated from the coding sequence GTGACCGCGCCCGAACCACCGCCCGAGGAGGGCGACGCCCAGCCCAAAGGTGGCTCGCTGCAAGGCGTTTCGCTGCGCAACCGGGTCACGCTGCTCGCCGCGCTGTGCGTGGCCGGAGCGGTCGCGCTGGTGTCGCTCGGCGCCTTCTACACGGTGCGGGACAGCCTGTACGAGCAGCTCGACGACAACCTGACCCGCCGTGCCGCGGAAGCCGCCGCCGGGCCGCTGATCAGCGCCCCCGGGATGCAGAGCGTGCCGCTGGCGTTCTACTCCGCGGCGAACCTGCAGATCAGCCTGCTCGCGCCGAACGGCTCGGACATCGCGCCGGGCAAACGCCCGCCGACCGGCGTGCTGGAGCTGGCCGTCGCGCAGGACAAGCTGCCCCGCTCGGTCCGCACCGACGAGGGCAGCAACAGCCGCGTCGTGGCGGTGCCCGCGGACAACGGCGCGCTGGTGATGTCGCAGTCGCTGGTTTCGACGAAGGCGACGCTGGCGCAGCTGAGCCTGGTGCTGGTGGTGATCAGCGGTGCGGGCATCCTGCTCGCCGCCGCGGCGGGAACGGCGGTGGCCAGCGCCGGGCTGCGGCCGGTGCAGCGGCTCACCGCGGCCACGGAGCGGGTGGCGCTGACCGGTGATCTGCGGCCGATCCCGGTGTCCGGGGACGACGAGCTGGCCCGGCTGACCATTTCGTTCAACGGGATGCTCGGCGCCCTCGCCGAATCGCAGGAGCGCCAGCGCAGGCTCGTCGCCGACGCCGGGCACGAGCTGCGCACCCCGCTGACCTCGCTGCGCACCAACCTCGAACTGCTCATGGCCGCCGCCCAGCCGGGCGCGCCAACGTTGTCCGAGGAGGACCGCGAGGAGATGTTCGCCGACGTGCGCGGCCAGATCACCGAGCTGTCCGCGCTGGTCGGCGACCTGGTGGAGCTGGCGCGGGAGGACGCTCCGCAGGCGGTGCACGAGCCGGTCGAGCTGGTCGACGTGGTGGAACGGGCGCTGAGCCGGGCGCGGCGGCGCGCGGGCTCGGTGGAGTTCGACGTGCGGCTGCAGCCGTGGACCTTGCCGGGCGATGCCACCGCCCTGGAACGCGCGGTGCTGAACTTGCTGGACAACGCCGCGAAGTGGAGCCAGGACGGCGGACGGGTGCGGGTCGAGCTGCATCCGGACGGGCAGGGCTCTGCGGCGCTGGAGGTCGCCGACAGCGGGCCGGGCATCGCCGAGGGCGACCGGCCGCACGTCTTCGAGCGGTTCTACCGCTCGTCGCACGCGCGCACGCTGCCCGGTTCCGGGCTCGGGCTCTCGATCGTCAAGCAGGTCGCCGAGCGGCACGGCGGCAGCGTGTGGGCCGGGCCCGCGCCGGAAGGCGGCGCGCTGTTGCGGATGATGTTGCCCGGTGGGCTCGGCTGA
- the galT gene encoding galactose-1-phosphate uridylyltransferase: MKRTLRHLADGREIIYFDSDEAPPRAAEDTRELPPRPPVSEMRRDPLTGEWVSMAAHRQSRTYKPPADQCPLCPSAPGRATEIPESDYGVAVFENQFPSFAAAPADTSEVPEMPMVPTGSARGRCEVVCFTSDHHTSFGQLTPAQVRTVVEAWADRTAELSAVPGVEQVFCFENRGEEIGVTLHHPHGQIYGYPFVTPKTDRMLRVAEQYRAEHGRPLLGDVLAGERASGRRVLVDSEHWTAFVPAAARWPVEVHVVPRRQVPDLVALTDAERDDFAVTYLELLRRLDGLYDRPLPYIAAWHQAPVRTGRDLSWLHLEVFSVLRSADKLKYLAGSESGMAVWINDVTPEQIADRLKAI; this comes from the coding sequence GTGAAGCGCACGCTTCGGCACCTGGCCGACGGCAGGGAGATCATCTACTTCGACTCCGACGAGGCGCCGCCCCGCGCGGCCGAGGACACCCGCGAGCTGCCACCGCGCCCGCCGGTTTCGGAGATGCGCCGCGACCCGCTCACCGGCGAGTGGGTCTCGATGGCCGCGCACCGGCAGAGCCGCACCTACAAGCCGCCGGCCGACCAGTGCCCGCTGTGCCCGAGCGCGCCGGGCCGCGCGACCGAGATCCCGGAGTCCGACTACGGCGTCGCGGTCTTCGAGAACCAGTTCCCCTCGTTCGCCGCCGCACCCGCCGACACGTCCGAAGTGCCGGAGATGCCGATGGTGCCCACCGGATCGGCGCGCGGGCGCTGCGAGGTCGTGTGCTTCACCTCCGATCACCACACCTCGTTCGGCCAGCTCACGCCCGCGCAGGTGCGCACCGTGGTGGAGGCGTGGGCGGACCGCACGGCCGAACTGTCCGCGGTGCCCGGCGTCGAGCAGGTGTTCTGCTTCGAGAACCGGGGCGAAGAGATCGGCGTGACGCTGCACCACCCGCACGGCCAGATCTACGGCTACCCGTTCGTCACGCCGAAGACGGACCGGATGTTGCGCGTCGCCGAGCAGTACCGAGCCGAGCACGGCAGGCCGCTGCTCGGCGATGTGCTGGCCGGTGAGCGCGCTTCCGGGCGGCGCGTGCTGGTCGACTCCGAGCACTGGACCGCGTTCGTGCCCGCCGCGGCGCGCTGGCCGGTGGAGGTGCACGTCGTGCCCCGGCGGCAGGTGCCCGACCTGGTGGCCCTGACCGATGCCGAGCGGGACGACTTCGCGGTGACCTACCTCGAATTGCTGCGTCGGCTGGACGGCCTCTACGACCGGCCGCTGCCGTACATCGCCGCCTGGCACCAGGCGCCGGTCCGCACCGGGCGGGACCTGTCGTGGCTGCACCTGGAGGTGTTCTCGGTGCTGCGGTCCGCGGACAAGCTCAAGTACCTCGCCGGGTCGGAGTCCGGAATGGCGGTGTGGATCAACGACGTGACTCCGGAGCAGATCGCCGACCGGCTCAAGGCGATCTGA
- a CDS encoding trypsin-like peptidase domain-containing protein, whose amino-acid sequence MSDTPQRGSGEQPEEPQQQAAGETDAPKASADTPPAGFSEQHTTQSQTSAGDAYGATGGEQSGRSGTGAQGQQYGAAQQGTGRPDRPDAGQAGTDQIGTGPYGTEQYGGGPYGAGQHGVGQAGTGEYGAGQSGIGQYGTVQYPQYPGTQSGAAAYGAQEPGIGGAPSGHYPYMGTPPNQGWQQQPHPPMGAVPVQQERRRRRGSTVGVALGGALLIGLLGGGIGGYVGYHFGSNNGSSAVTSLEQQPPARSASNAPQGSVQGVAQKVLPSVVQLQIQSAEGSGEGSGIVLSPDGYILTNSHVAQSAQQGRLTAVFSDSRTASVRVIGSDPSSDLAVVKADINGLQPADLGRSDDLPVGAPVVAIGSPFGLSGTVTSGIISAKNRAVRAGGQSGDQSSVLNALQTDAAINPGNSGGPLVDMDGRVVGINSAIYSPGSSQEQGGSVGLGFAIPIDHAKRIATELKNTGSATHTTLGVGIVSANQPGALVRTVAPGGAAQRAGVQPGQLITKFDGRTIEDADSLIAAVRSHTPGQKVPMTTVSPNGGGEQTVEVVLTGEKR is encoded by the coding sequence ATGAGCGACACGCCCCAGCGCGGTTCGGGCGAGCAACCCGAGGAGCCGCAGCAGCAGGCAGCAGGCGAAACGGACGCGCCGAAAGCCTCCGCCGACACTCCGCCGGCGGGGTTTTCCGAGCAGCACACCACGCAGTCGCAGACCTCGGCCGGTGACGCCTACGGCGCAACCGGTGGCGAGCAGAGCGGGCGGTCCGGCACCGGTGCGCAGGGCCAGCAGTACGGGGCGGCCCAGCAGGGAACCGGGCGGCCGGACAGGCCCGATGCGGGCCAGGCCGGCACCGATCAGATCGGTACGGGGCCGTACGGCACCGAGCAGTACGGGGGCGGGCCGTACGGCGCCGGGCAGCACGGCGTCGGCCAAGCCGGAACCGGGGAATACGGCGCCGGCCAGTCCGGCATCGGGCAGTACGGCACCGTCCAGTACCCGCAGTACCCCGGAACTCAATCTGGCGCCGCTGCTTACGGCGCGCAGGAACCGGGTATCGGCGGCGCTCCCAGTGGGCACTACCCGTATATGGGGACACCGCCGAACCAAGGTTGGCAGCAGCAACCGCACCCGCCGATGGGTGCGGTTCCGGTGCAGCAGGAACGCCGCAGGCGGCGGGGCTCGACGGTCGGGGTGGCGCTCGGCGGCGCCCTGCTCATCGGCCTGCTCGGTGGTGGCATCGGCGGGTACGTCGGCTACCACTTCGGCAGCAACAACGGCTCTTCCGCGGTCACGAGCCTCGAGCAGCAGCCACCGGCGCGCAGCGCCAGCAACGCCCCGCAGGGCTCCGTGCAAGGCGTGGCGCAGAAGGTCCTGCCGAGCGTTGTGCAGCTGCAGATCCAGAGCGCCGAAGGATCCGGTGAGGGCTCGGGCATCGTGCTCAGCCCGGACGGCTACATCCTCACCAACTCGCACGTCGCGCAAAGCGCCCAGCAAGGACGGCTGACCGCGGTGTTCAGCGACAGCCGAACCGCGTCGGTGCGGGTCATCGGCTCGGACCCGAGTTCGGACCTGGCGGTGGTGAAGGCGGACATCAACGGCTTGCAGCCTGCCGATCTCGGCCGTTCCGACGATCTGCCGGTCGGCGCTCCGGTGGTGGCCATCGGCTCGCCGTTCGGCCTTTCCGGAACCGTGACCAGCGGCATCATCAGCGCCAAGAACCGGGCCGTGCGCGCGGGCGGGCAGAGCGGTGACCAGTCGAGCGTGCTCAACGCGCTGCAGACCGACGCCGCGATCAACCCGGGCAACTCGGGCGGGCCGCTGGTCGACATGGACGGGCGCGTCGTGGGCATCAACTCGGCGATCTACAGCCCCGGGTCCAGCCAGGAGCAGGGCGGCTCGGTCGGTCTCGGCTTCGCCATCCCGATCGATCACGCCAAGCGCATCGCGACCGAGCTGAAGAACACCGGCTCGGCCACGCACACCACGCTCGGCGTCGGCATCGTCTCGGCGAACCAGCCCGGAGCCCTGGTGCGCACCGTCGCCCCGGGCGGAGCCGCGCAGCGAGCCGGTGTCCAGCCGGGCCAGCTGATCACCAAGTTCGACGGCCGCACCATCGAGGACGCCGACTCGCTGATCGCCGCGGTGCGCTCGCACACGCCCGGCCAGAAGGTCCCGATGACCACGGTCTCCCCGAACGGCGGCGGTGAGCAGACCGTGGAGGTCGTGCTCACCGGCGAGAAGCGCTGA
- a CDS encoding molybdenum cofactor biosynthesis protein B, which yields MERSAQRLGRALVVVVDDRVARGEQEDSIGLLVTELLEEAGFIVDGSVAVAGETVDIRNALNTAVIGGVDVVITVGGTGVSPRDVTPDATSGVLDMPVPGIAEALRASGLAAGAVDAGVSRGLAGVSGSTLVVNLAGSRAAVRDGMATLSPLVTHVIEQLSGLESA from the coding sequence ATGGAACGCAGCGCGCAGCGGCTGGGACGCGCCCTGGTGGTCGTGGTGGACGACCGGGTCGCGCGGGGCGAGCAGGAGGACAGCATCGGTCTGCTGGTGACCGAACTGCTGGAGGAGGCCGGATTCATCGTGGACGGCAGCGTCGCGGTGGCCGGTGAGACGGTGGACATCCGAAACGCGCTGAACACCGCGGTGATCGGCGGGGTGGACGTGGTGATCACGGTCGGCGGCACCGGAGTGTCGCCGCGGGACGTGACACCGGATGCGACTTCCGGGGTGCTGGACATGCCGGTGCCGGGCATCGCCGAGGCGCTGCGGGCATCCGGGCTGGCGGCCGGGGCGGTCGACGCCGGGGTGTCCCGCGGGTTGGCCGGGGTTTCCGGCAGCACGCTGGTGGTCAACTTGGCCGGTTCGCGGGCCGCGGTCCGCGACGGGATGGCGACGCTGTCCCCGCTGGTCACGCACGTGATCGAGCAGCTGTCCGGACTCGAATCGGCCTGA
- a CDS encoding antitoxin, whose product MSFVDKAKDLANQAKGKAGEFAEKAGPNAAKGLDAAKSSVDKATGGKYHDQIENVSGKVEGMLKRDGQAKPDGQDGKSSGESGSGPDKPSGPDKPSGS is encoded by the coding sequence ATGAGTTTCGTGGACAAGGCCAAGGACCTGGCCAACCAGGCCAAGGGCAAAGCAGGCGAGTTCGCCGAGAAGGCCGGGCCGAACGCCGCCAAGGGGCTGGACGCCGCCAAGTCGAGCGTGGACAAGGCTACCGGCGGCAAGTACCACGACCAGATCGAGAACGTCAGCGGCAAGGTCGAGGGCATGCTCAAGCGGGACGGGCAGGCCAAGCCGGACGGGCAGGACGGCAAGTCGTCCGGCGAATCCGGCTCCGGCCCTGACAAGCCTTCCGGGCCGGACAAGCCCTCCGGCAGCTGA
- the mscL gene encoding large conductance mechanosensitive channel protein MscL, which produces MLKGFKDFLMRGNVIDLAVAVVVGSAFTALVTAVTNSIIRPVIASAGGAQVDGLTIQLVKGNESSKIDFSLVINAVITFLITAAVVYFLFVLPMQKIQERRKKGTEESVDPTEAELLLEIRDLLRKEQGLPAIKGLADDETTKGGDGEAATASTSASASKSSNGNGSKN; this is translated from the coding sequence GTGCTCAAGGGCTTCAAGGACTTCCTCATGCGGGGCAACGTCATCGACCTCGCGGTGGCGGTCGTCGTCGGCAGTGCCTTCACGGCACTGGTCACCGCGGTCACGAACAGCATCATCCGGCCGGTGATCGCCTCCGCGGGCGGTGCCCAGGTGGACGGCCTGACGATCCAGCTGGTCAAGGGCAACGAGTCGTCGAAGATCGACTTCTCGCTCGTGATCAACGCGGTGATCACCTTCCTGATCACCGCCGCGGTGGTCTACTTCCTGTTCGTGCTGCCGATGCAGAAGATCCAGGAGCGGCGCAAGAAGGGCACGGAGGAGTCGGTCGACCCGACCGAGGCGGAGCTCCTGCTGGAGATCCGGGACCTGCTGCGCAAGGAGCAGGGCCTGCCTGCCATCAAGGGGCTGGCGGACGACGAGACGACCAAGGGCGGCGACGGCGAGGCGGCGACCGCGAGCACGTCCGCTTCGGCCTCCAAGAGCTCGAACGGGAACGGCAGCAAGAACTGA
- a CDS encoding SAF domain-containing protein has protein sequence MLFARRAAAGMLIVLALLLAVRPESAPPDDRVRVVVAAHDLAPGHVLTDSDLAQRALPADAVPRGAVREVAAARGRTLGGASRGGEPLTDVRFTGPELTRITTGREDHVAVPIRLADPAVADLLRSGTRVDIVTIPTRSDTGSVLAERVPVLAVRPAGSGPDQGRLVVVGLPEQRAPAVAGASLTRSVTVTLR, from the coding sequence GTGCTGTTCGCCCGCCGAGCGGCCGCGGGGATGCTGATCGTGCTCGCGTTGCTGCTCGCGGTGCGGCCGGAGTCCGCTCCGCCGGATGACCGGGTCCGGGTCGTGGTGGCCGCGCACGACCTCGCGCCGGGGCACGTACTGACGGACTCGGACCTGGCGCAGCGGGCGCTGCCCGCAGATGCGGTGCCGCGCGGAGCGGTGCGCGAGGTCGCCGCGGCCCGCGGACGCACGCTCGGCGGCGCCTCGCGCGGCGGTGAGCCGTTGACCGACGTGCGCTTCACCGGGCCGGAGCTGACCAGGATCACCACCGGGCGGGAGGACCACGTCGCGGTGCCGATCAGGCTGGCCGACCCGGCCGTCGCCGACCTGCTGCGCTCCGGCACCCGGGTGGACATCGTCACGATCCCCACTCGGTCCGATACCGGATCAGTGCTGGCCGAGCGGGTACCGGTGCTCGCCGTCCGCCCTGCGGGCAGCGGCCCCGATCAGGGACGACTCGTGGTAGTCGGGCTGCCGGAGCAACGCGCCCCGGCAGTGGCAGGAGCGTCACTGACCCGATCGGTGACCGTTACGCTGCGCTGA
- a CDS encoding 5-formyltetrahydrofolate cyclo-ligase, producing MTSLGELREAKTQWRRELGELRRSSAETTRSAEAEALRAAVLSWAARRKPGVVAGYVPVRGEPGSLAMLDALRESGWRVLLPVVVGAEPLEWADYTGADSLRRAEYGLLEPVGARLGQAAISAADAVLVPALGVDLRGVRLGRGAGHYDRSLPSAAPDAVLIGVVRDEEFVDSLPGEPHDVRLHAVMTPGRGVVQLAADADLGRRVT from the coding sequence GTGACCTCGCTGGGAGAACTACGGGAAGCCAAGACGCAGTGGCGGCGCGAGCTGGGCGAACTCCGGCGGTCCAGCGCCGAGACCACACGATCAGCGGAGGCGGAGGCGCTGCGGGCGGCGGTGCTGAGCTGGGCCGCCCGGCGCAAGCCCGGTGTGGTGGCCGGTTACGTGCCGGTGCGCGGCGAACCGGGATCGCTGGCGATGCTGGACGCCCTGCGGGAATCCGGTTGGCGCGTGCTGCTGCCGGTGGTCGTCGGCGCCGAGCCGCTGGAGTGGGCGGACTACACCGGCGCCGATTCGCTCCGGAGAGCCGAGTACGGCTTGCTGGAGCCGGTCGGCGCCCGGCTCGGCCAGGCGGCGATCTCCGCGGCGGATGCGGTGCTGGTACCGGCTCTGGGCGTGGACCTGCGCGGTGTCCGGCTGGGCCGGGGCGCTGGTCACTACGACCGGTCGTTGCCGTCGGCAGCGCCGGACGCGGTGCTGATCGGCGTGGTCCGGGACGAGGAATTCGTGGATTCGCTGCCGGGCGAGCCGCACGACGTGCGGCTGCACGCGGTCATGACGCCTGGTCGGGGCGTTGTGCAGCTGGCTGCCGACGCCGATCTCGGACGTCGTGTGACGTAG
- a CDS encoding UTP--glucose-1-phosphate uridylyltransferase — protein sequence MNSAASNPATAAFRTAIVPAAGLGTRFLPTTKSVPKELLPIVDTPGIELVATEAAEAGADRLLIVTSPDKQAVADYFQPAPELEGTLRDRGKDTLLQKVQRGPGLITAETALQESALGLGHAVGCAEPKLGPDDDAVAVLLPDDLVLPHGVLSKMAEARARYGGSVLCAFDVPPEQVASYGVFQVADTGEEDVKQVHGMVEKPAPEQAPSNLAAAGRYLLDRAVFDALKRIEPGAGGELQLTDAVALLISEGHPVHVVVHRGDRHDLGNPGGFLKAAVDFALEDSEYGPGLRDWLGKRLNRS from the coding sequence ATGAACAGCGCTGCCAGCAACCCCGCGACCGCTGCATTCCGCACCGCGATCGTGCCCGCTGCGGGCCTCGGCACGAGGTTCCTGCCGACCACGAAATCCGTCCCCAAGGAACTGCTGCCGATCGTCGACACCCCGGGGATCGAACTGGTGGCCACCGAGGCCGCCGAGGCGGGCGCGGACCGGCTACTGATCGTCACCTCACCGGACAAGCAGGCCGTGGCCGACTACTTCCAGCCGGCCCCGGAGCTGGAGGGGACGTTGCGCGACCGCGGAAAGGACACCCTGCTGCAGAAGGTGCAGCGCGGCCCCGGCCTGATCACCGCGGAAACCGCGCTGCAGGAGAGCGCCCTCGGGCTCGGGCACGCCGTCGGATGCGCTGAACCGAAGCTCGGCCCGGACGATGACGCGGTCGCCGTCCTGCTGCCCGATGACCTGGTCCTGCCCCACGGGGTCCTGAGCAAGATGGCCGAAGCCCGGGCGCGGTACGGCGGAAGCGTGCTGTGCGCGTTCGACGTCCCGCCCGAGCAGGTTGCCTCCTACGGCGTGTTCCAGGTGGCCGACACCGGCGAGGAGGACGTCAAGCAGGTCCACGGCATGGTCGAGAAGCCCGCGCCGGAGCAAGCCCCCTCGAACCTAGCCGCGGCCGGGCGGTACCTGCTGGATCGCGCGGTGTTCGACGCGCTCAAGCGCATCGAACCCGGTGCCGGAGGTGAGTTGCAGCTCACCGATGCCGTAGCGTTGCTGATCTCGGAGGGTCATCCGGTGCACGTCGTGGTGCACCGCGGAGACCGACACGACTTGGGAAATCCTGGCGGTTTCCTGAAAGCTGCGGTGGACTTCGCGCTGGAGGATTCCGAGTACGGGCCGGGCCTGCGGGACTGGCTCGGCAAGAGGTTGAACAGGAGCTGA
- the glp gene encoding gephyrin-like molybdotransferase Glp, translating into MRSVDEQLARVLAAAVRPSPVRVAISEAQGLLCAEEVVAGQALPGFDQAAVDGYAVRSVDVRTDDGEAPVLPVVGEITSGSRQPRRLQPGQAVRVATGAPLPTLADAVVPLEQTDEHPAKVTVREGVPSAAFVRRTGEDVQTGDVAVRRGSAIGSAQVGLLAAVGRDKVLVHPRPRVSVISLGEELVDVDRTPGQGQVYDVNSYALAAAARDAGAEVTRVGIVGIDPKRLREVIEGRLLLSEIVVIAGGIGGAVGAEVRAALSDLGELDTTRVAMHPGSMQGFGRLGPDEVPTFLMPGNAVSALVLFEVLVRPLIRAALGRENPHRRTVTANLLSPVSSTAGRRGFLRGQLLRDPETDSYLVQPLGTSGSHLLASLAEANCLVLIDEDVSEVSAGEDVQIRFLSQRA; encoded by the coding sequence ATGAGGTCAGTGGACGAACAGCTCGCGCGAGTCCTCGCCGCCGCCGTGCGGCCCTCTCCGGTCCGCGTGGCGATCTCGGAGGCGCAGGGACTGCTGTGCGCCGAGGAAGTCGTGGCCGGGCAAGCGCTGCCCGGGTTCGACCAGGCCGCGGTGGACGGCTACGCGGTGCGCAGCGTGGACGTGCGGACCGACGACGGCGAAGCTCCGGTGCTGCCCGTGGTCGGCGAGATAACGTCCGGTTCGCGGCAGCCGCGCAGGCTGCAGCCGGGGCAAGCGGTCCGGGTCGCCACCGGCGCCCCGCTGCCCACGCTCGCGGACGCGGTCGTCCCGTTGGAGCAAACCGACGAGCACCCGGCGAAGGTCACGGTGCGCGAGGGCGTGCCGTCGGCGGCGTTCGTGCGCCGCACCGGGGAGGACGTGCAGACCGGTGACGTGGCGGTGCGCCGCGGCTCGGCGATCGGCTCCGCGCAGGTGGGGCTGCTCGCCGCGGTCGGCAGGGACAAGGTGCTGGTGCACCCGCGCCCGCGCGTCTCGGTGATCTCGCTGGGCGAGGAGCTCGTCGACGTCGACCGCACGCCGGGGCAGGGGCAGGTCTACGACGTCAACTCGTATGCGCTGGCCGCCGCGGCTCGCGACGCCGGCGCCGAGGTGACCCGCGTCGGCATCGTCGGCATCGACCCGAAGCGGTTGCGCGAGGTGATCGAGGGCCGGTTGCTGCTGTCCGAGATCGTCGTGATCGCGGGCGGCATCGGCGGCGCGGTGGGTGCCGAGGTGCGCGCGGCGCTGTCCGATCTCGGCGAGCTCGACACCACTCGGGTCGCGATGCACCCGGGTTCGATGCAGGGCTTCGGCCGGCTCGGACCGGACGAGGTGCCGACGTTCCTGATGCCGGGCAACGCGGTCAGCGCCCTCGTGCTGTTCGAGGTCCTGGTGCGTCCGCTGATCCGCGCAGCGCTGGGGCGCGAGAACCCGCACCGGCGCACCGTGACCGCGAACCTGCTGTCCCCGGTGAGCTCGACGGCCGGGCGCCGCGGGTTCCTGCGCGGGCAGTTGCTGCGCGACCCGGAGACCGACTCCTACCTGGTGCAACCGCTGGGCACCTCCGGCTCGCACCTGCTGGCCTCGCTGGCCGAGGCGAACTGCCTGGTGCTGATCGACGAAGACGTCTCCGAGGTGTCCGCGGGCGAGGACGTGCAGATCCGCTTCCTGTCGCAGCGCGCCTGA
- a CDS encoding GNAT family N-acetyltransferase — protein sequence MATDSEIFAGRHPGWPARPAPLAVRAGAVALRPPRLRDASAWSGLRLQDRDYLQRWEPTTFGDWQDRNALLAWPAQWSALRGLARRGQALPFVITVDGRFAGQLTVGNIVRGALRSAWVGYWVAAECAGGGVATAAVAMAVDQCFGPAGLHRLEATVRPENAASVRVLEKSGFRREGLFERYLDVEGAWRDHYVYGLTTEDVPGGAVRALVRAGWAERA from the coding sequence ATGGCCACGGATTCCGAGATCTTCGCCGGGCGGCATCCCGGCTGGCCGGCCCGCCCCGCTCCGCTGGCGGTGCGCGCGGGCGCGGTGGCGTTGCGCCCGCCCCGGCTGCGGGACGCCTCCGCGTGGAGCGGGCTGCGGTTGCAGGACCGGGACTACCTGCAGCGTTGGGAGCCGACGACGTTCGGTGATTGGCAAGACCGCAACGCGCTGCTGGCCTGGCCGGCCCAGTGGAGCGCGCTGCGCGGGCTGGCGCGGCGCGGTCAGGCGCTGCCGTTCGTGATCACCGTGGACGGCCGGTTCGCCGGGCAGCTCACCGTCGGCAACATCGTGCGCGGGGCGTTGCGCTCCGCGTGGGTCGGTTACTGGGTCGCGGCCGAGTGCGCCGGTGGGGGCGTTGCGACGGCCGCCGTGGCGATGGCGGTCGATCAGTGCTTCGGCCCGGCGGGGCTGCACCGGCTGGAGGCGACGGTGCGCCCGGAGAACGCGGCGAGCGTGCGGGTGCTGGAGAAGTCCGGGTTCCGCCGGGAAGGGCTGTTCGAGCGCTACCTCGACGTCGAAGGCGCTTGGCGCGATCACTACGTCTACGGGCTGACCACCGAGGACGTGCCGGGCGGCGCGGTGCGCGCGTTGGTTCGCGCCGGGTGGGCCGAACGCGCCTGA
- the glpR gene encoding gephyrin-like molybdotransferase receptor GlpR, translating to MPSSLIFAALAAAWLVVLVPMFARRRQEVSRTTDSALAARVVRRGGDRAPAEPGDAETDRAQEAYGMADTDRHDDDIEPDFDDVPDEQDEQGRPVNGDDVRAGRRYRPGRGGYDPEAAALAARTKYARRQRVLLLIVAAAVATALLAAFAWTAAWWLHGMIDLGIVGYLTYLRRQVRIEQDIRDRRLARMSESRDEPDADYRETYYDEPAEPAADDRYDYEPRRDDRRGSDAVVVEIDDEDPMFDELDERTWQPYRRAVGE from the coding sequence GTGCCCAGTTCTTTGATCTTCGCGGCGTTGGCGGCGGCGTGGCTCGTCGTGCTGGTTCCGATGTTCGCCCGCCGTCGGCAGGAGGTGTCCCGGACCACCGACTCAGCGCTGGCGGCACGAGTGGTGCGCAGAGGCGGCGACCGGGCACCCGCGGAACCCGGCGACGCGGAAACCGACAGGGCGCAGGAGGCGTACGGCATGGCCGACACCGACCGGCACGACGACGACATCGAACCCGACTTCGACGACGTACCCGACGAGCAGGACGAGCAGGGGCGGCCGGTCAACGGCGACGACGTCCGCGCCGGCCGCCGCTACCGGCCCGGCCGCGGCGGCTACGACCCGGAAGCCGCGGCACTGGCCGCGCGCACCAAGTACGCCCGCAGGCAGCGCGTCCTGCTGCTCATCGTGGCCGCCGCCGTCGCGACCGCACTGCTCGCCGCCTTCGCCTGGACCGCGGCCTGGTGGCTGCACGGCATGATCGACCTCGGCATCGTCGGCTACCTCACCTACCTGCGGCGGCAGGTGCGGATCGAACAGGACATCCGGGATCGGCGGCTCGCCCGCATGTCCGAGTCCCGCGACGAACCCGACGCGGACTACCGCGAGACGTACTACGACGAACCGGCCGAGCCCGCCGCGGACGACCGATACGACTACGAGCCCCGCCGCGACGACCGGCGCGGCTCCGACGCGGTGGTCGTCGAGATCGACGACGAAGACCCCATGTTCGACGAACTCGACGAGCGCACCTGGCAGCCGTACCGCCGTGCGGTGGGCGAATGA